The Fusarium fujikuroi IMI 58289 draft genome, chromosome FFUJ_chr05 DNA segment TCAAATAAGGCTGACGTCTAAGAAGATATCAAAATCAAGATTGTATCTTTGCCCCTAGTTGGCATCAGAGAGGGGTTCCAGTGCCCGGACGTGAAGCGTTGTCGCAACAAACCTcgatgtaggtaggtaggctgTTCGATCTCAACTTAGAGACGTACATTCGCTAGGAGAGGAAAAAGAACCCAGGACCTTCATcctaagtgataaaaagacttaggtaccttaaatttatataaatttaggacaTCCTTTGCTGTGTTTACTTTGATACCCTATTTatggtctggtgttttcttgctccccaagTATTCCTTCTTGACCGACAAGATTAACCTTGATCAGCACGTTAAGTATCGGCCGCCAACCAAGGTACCTTACATGTAACGTTGGCGATGATATACCTTCCATCCAGCATCAGATATGGGATCTATATTTAACCAACAGGTTATGGACAAAAGGCCCGGATAAGGCAAGTGACATATGATCGGTctggtacggagtacaagaGTTGCATCTGGAGAAGTAGCATGGATCTATTTGTTTCAGATTCCGCCGCAAGGTTGAATTCTTCAGCTCTCCATGCCTCAACTCACCGTTTACCTACGGTGGACGAACTATTCCAACAACGGAAGAGCTCGTTTGGTTTGGATGCCACAACTGCGTTTTAGCGCCAGGGGTAAATTTCCGAATTGCCATTACTTTTCAGAGCATCCTGATTGGACGTCTCCTTTTTACTGCGTCTTGTTGGTAGGTAGTGGTGAGTGAAGCCTGAATTTAGTGAAGCGTAATGGTTTAATGATGGTATTGTTTAGATCAAGAATAGCCTTTGTCTTACTGTTAATTAATAGAGTAAATAGTCTTGTCAATTAAGCATAATAAGATGCAAGCCAAGTGCTGTTGAGTCATGTGATGGTCGCTGACCTAACAATTCATCGTTCTCCTACCGTCCTCCCTCAACAAGTCAACTTTTCAACAGTGATCTAAAACTATTGCTTTAAAACAACCGAGACTCTCGAATATCTCGAAATTGCCAAGAGATAGAGAAGTTCTCCCGTTCGATCCCAGCAGATTCATTCTCGGCCGCTTCTTCGGATTTGTTCGTATCCACCTGAAAAAGGATAATTTCCATCATGTCCCTTCGATCCACCGCAATTCGAGACTTGGCGCCAGGCGCTTGCCTTTGCCTAGCGGGCAATGTTCGCCTCGGTTAACCTTGGACGTCCAATGGGAACAATGTGATTCTCCGCTGAAAGCTTCTCCAGCCTGATCTTGTGGTTGTGCTGTGCGTGCTGTGCTCGCTCGGGTAACCACCAAAAGGAGGCAGAgcatgtttgtttgttggtgaTCGACCTGTATGTGGATACACACGGACGTATCATCTTACACGCAGCTGCATGTACCCCTGGAACTACTGCAGGCGACGAATCGTACATTCACGAGCCAAAGGTTGAACGTTGGATTCAACggtgagagagagagaacaATAACTCGAGACCTCGATGTAAAACTCTCGTCACAATGGTCAACGTTCCCTACATTTGACAGATGAGCGTGGCATTACACTACCAAGCCCATCTGGTGACATGCAATCTCGGGCTCATCCGTCCTAAACCCGCTACCAAGAGATTTGGCCCATCCGGTTTCCGATAGTCTCGCAAGAAAACCAAGTGGTTCAGCCGACGTGAAACTTTTAGACCGTTGTTTAATGGGACGAGGCGTCATGCGTCAACGCCTCAACGCTCTCCACGCACCCGAGGATCCGCATACGACCGTAGCATCGACACTACTGAAGCTGCAAAGATATTTTCTCTAATTAGAtgcagagaaaagagacaagtCAGCTTCTCACCGGGAAGAGATTACAACGTCGAGTGGTGTGTGAGCAATTACTACGCACTGACGGTCATATCTACAGGGGACCCCATATTGAGGAGTTCTAGACACATGCCGTCCCGTTGATGAACTGCAGGGTTTATTTAAGCGTCCTTTGTTGGTTTTTGTTTCTCGATCGAGCCCTTCATAGTCTCAGGGCTAGAAAGAAAGCTCTATGGGGAGACCAGGGGCCTGGAATTATCGTGCCGAGAGTTCTCGGCGTCTGGTCAAAGCGACTTGATAGAGGCAATGGAGACTGTAGAGGCCTCtggcatatatatatatatatatatatatacatgaTGCTCCCCTCCTGTCTGCTGAGTTCTGTAAGAGGTGAGCTACCATCACTCTACGTTCATTTCTCCTGTCATTCTTTTCATTACACGCTCGTTCTTAATCTGCTTCTCATACACTCGCTAGAAGCACCATTCACTCTTTTATCCAAACTTGAATCACTCATTAATATTTCTCACTACCATCGAACTATCTTTCATCGCAACTATGAAGTTTACCGTTCTCATTGCAGCTGCTCTGGCTGCTGCGCCTATCCCAGAGGCTGCTGCTCACCCTGGCATGGGTGAGACCATCAAGGAGATCGAACGAATTGCTGCTCGTAGCTGGGGCAGTGGATGGGGTGGAAACAAGTGGCCAGGACAAGGCAACGGCGGCGGTTCAAGCTCCTGGCCTGGCCAAAGCAATGGCAATGGAGGTGGTTCCAGTTCTTGGCCTGGCCAGACCAACAGTGGCGGTTCAAGCTCCTGGCCTGGACAGAGCAGTGGAAATGGAGGAGGATCTAGCTCATGGCCCGGCCAGAGCAGTGGAGGTagtggcagcggcagcaacagtggcagtggcagtggctgGTCCGGAGACAGCTTCGATGCCCACTCCCTCATCGGCGACCTTGCCACCCTCAGCGACAAGTCCCTCACTTCGGTCGGCAGtgacatcaagaagatccttcAAGGCAATGGCAACCCCACCAGCCGCGAGCGCTACTTTGGCTGCCCTTCCATGAACTCTCAACGTTGCAAGCGTGATACCTGTTGTGTCTGGCAGTACATCTCCAACGAACTCGAGGACAAATTCAGGGGCGAGGCTGGTCGTTGTACACGATGGGCTCGATACGCTGTGCGCATTGGCTTCCACGATGCCGGTACCTGGTCTCTCAAGACCGCTTCCCAAGGCGGTGGTGCCGATGGCTCCATCATTCTCTCCAACGAGCTCACCCGTGGCGAGAACATGGGTCTTCAGCAGATCGGCGAGTACTACCAGACCATCTACGACAAGTACCACACACAGTATGGTTTCGCCCAGGTCACCATGGCTGATCTGATCCAAATGGGCTCCAACATTGCTGCCGTTACCTGCCCTCTCGGTCCCCGTGTCCGCTCTTTCGTTGGACGCAAGGATAGCACCAAGGCCAACCTCGGCGGTCTTCTACCCAGCGTTCACTCTGATGCTCTCACTCtgatcaacctcttcaaggacaagacaaTTGGCCCCGATGACCTTGTTGCTCTTATCGGCGCGCACACAACCTCTCAGCAGCATCACACCAACATTGATCGTGATGGTGATCCTCAGGACAGCACTCCCGGTGTCTGGGATATTCTCTTCTACCAGCAAACCATTGACCAGAACGCCCCCAAGCGTGTCTACAAGTTCCCCAGTGATGTGGCACTCGCCAACCACCCCCTTACCCAACCTGCCTTTGAGGCCTTTGCCAGCGGCAGCACTGGCCAAGCCGCCTGGAACGTGGTGAGTATTGTTCAAAAATATTTCGTGAAGCAAGCACTGACTTTTCCCAGGACTATGCCCGCGCCTATGTCCGTCTCAGTCTCTTGGGCGTCAACaatatcaacagcctcacCGAGTGCACAAAGGTCCTCCCTCAACCCGTCGAGTCCTACCGCCACAAGGACAAGGGCCGATTCAACAAGTGGCTCCAGACCGATGACAACTCGTGGACCTCCAAGAGTGTCTCCAAGGATGTCGATGATGGTTACGAGATCTCTGTCCCTGAAAACAAGATTCCTTCCAGGCGCGGTCCATGGAAGACATGGGCCAGTGGTACATTCAAGTGGTGGTAAGCATGGCTCGACAGCACATCTTCTATATAACAATGGCCACTCGACAATAATATGTTGTTACGTATAAATAGTGAGTCGAAAACGGTCGTTTTGGGTTCATGAGACAGTGCAAGGGAAACAGGACTTCATCATAGCAGCCAATGCCATTCCCGTGGcccttttaatttttaattctttGACTTCAGAATTTTTGTCGAACGAGCTCTTGTGCTAAGTATTTCTGCGAATAATGATTCGTTGAAGCCTCATTTTCTCATAAAGACATGCATCTATCATCTTTTCTTTGCGCCCTGACCTCGCTTATGAAAAAGTCCCTTCACGATTCCGCCCAAAGTAGAGAAGTCTTCCAGACCTTCGCTTCCACTCTCGGTAATAATGCACCTGGTCAACTGTCTCCTTCTCTCGGTTTCGCAGAAATATGGCGCCCAAGCTGCCTGGAAACCATTTAGGTGGAACTGCAAAGCTGAACCGGCCCCCACCTGGCAAAAGCTGTACATTCTCGATGGTGTGGACTTCCTCCGACTCGCTAGAGGATATTTCCCAACCTTCGAGATCCACCACATCTTGCTTTGCTATATTTGAAATGGTGAGATAACACACTGGTACGGCGTTGGGATACAAGTTCGGGTTCTTATAATCTGGATAGAGCAGGGCGGTGATACCGACAGGCGGGCATCCGGCATCAGTCCCGCTTACAACTGGATTTTCTTTGCAATATTCGACTATGCTACCGAGGTTTGGACCGATGGACTGACCGTCTTCGTTGGTTCGAGAGCCCTGTTCCTGGAAGGCGATGAATAAGGCCTCCCAATGATGATCTGGGAATTGGAGTAGAACTCCCCCGTCTTGACCGGCAGCGTTTTCATGTTCAAACCGCCCGACACTGCCTTGATTCATGTGAATCTGGTTTATCTTTTTGAGGTCCCGACGGAGCTCCCCGAATATGTAGGCCGTAGCCCCTTTCACAATCGCGTTTTcaaagaagagctgaagaaggtcgGAGATATTGTCTGATGGACAACATTCCACTCCACTCGAGATATTTTTGATGAATCCTCGAAGATAATGAAGCCTGGCTGGGCGATGAAACGATGCCATGGGCGCCGTAACGGGTTGTGCCATGTGCTGTCTCACGGCCGATGTCATGTCGGTCCAGCCATATGGCAAATTTTCAATGGTGTCTCTCGCAACAATACGTAGGTTTTGCTCAATCCAATATACAAGCCGGGCACTTTCCTAAGCGAATGTACGGTAATTGATACAAGCGCGGTATTCTTGGGGCTGGCCATTGGTATCGAGATTGAGATCGAGAAAGTGGACGTTCATGTGATATGAGAATTCCTCTTCCGGGTCTATACTCATGCTTTTGAGCTTGCCCTTCCAAACTCCATAATTATTTAACGGCATTTTGACTGATTTCTGTGTAaggctgaagatggagatgggagatggagatggaagatGGAAGATGTGAGGAGCATAATGGTGCTGATGGGTTTTGCTGCCATTAGAGGAAAGCCTTAGGGTGCAGGTAACGCCTACCAAAAGAAGCACCCTGGGTAGGTACCTGCCTAGGTAGATCTATGATAAGTGGTATCTCTTTCCATCGGTGAAAGGCTTGAGATCTTACCAaattaggtaggtagtaggtaggtagattgCTCTGAGTTATCCGACCTTTGAAATATGGCAATAGAAGGAACGTAGAAAGTCATTCAAGACAGCACCCGctctaaggtaggtagttttagtaataaaggtaCCTCGGGTAAGGTATCTAGACTTTAGAggtgatgatcttgaaagTAGAAAAAGCACTCCGTATCGCCGATCTAGTAGGTAGATAACTTAGTACTCAACATCGTTACATTATGTTTTTGATACAACGGTATATCATGTGCCTAACCCATCTATTCTTAACGTCCATCACATGGAGAATCTTCTCAACGAGCTCACGCCCGCAGGATCTGCAGACCCATAATCATTCATGTGCAGCTCTGGGCCATCTGCCTCTCCGTCCTTCTCGCCCCTGACAAATATCGCGATGCTTGTCCCTTCACGTGTCCGACAAACACCACTTCCCACGGCGGCCTGAATCGCCCGGATCGCGTACGAGTGGACTGTCAACGATACAAAGTCGTCGTCTTTGGCCGTCTCATTAAAGATATCCTCCAAAGCCCTCTGTTTCCTCACAACATGCTCCTCGTCAGTCTCAGGCTCAACTCTGTTGGTGAACtggtcctcctcctcgaacCCATCTTCGATCTTGTAGCTGGGATAGTTTTGGGCTATCCATGTGCGATCCCTCCTGTAGTCGCAGGTGTGGCGAGTGATGCGCTCTCTGAGgagttctttgacgatgggTTGTTGGGGCGGTGATTGTGAGGTCATAAGTGGTGAGAAGACGATGTCCGTTGTCTGAAGACATCTCGCTAGAGGGCTTGTGTAGAAGATTTTGGGCTGTGGTGCGCCTTGCTTTTCGATGAGATCGGTCCAGAAGGAGTTGAGATCATGAGCTTGCTTTTCACCGACTTTGGTGAGAAACGCGTCAAACCAGGTTTCTTCGCCGTCCCCATTTTGGAATGACACTCTTGTCTTCTCATGTTAGTAAATGAAGCAATATTGATATGGCTCAAACGATAATACATACATTCCACGCTTCGGAGCCTACTTGGGCGTGCATCTTATTGTGTACCCCAAGGCCATGTCGCGTGAGGTACAAGACTTTGTATGAGACATTGTCGGAGCTATTCTCATTGAGCCATCTCACATATGCCGCGAGACGAGCCCAGTCCCTTTGATCGGGTGCATCTGGATCATCAGAAGGGTATTTCTGATCTGGAATGAGGCCCAGATTTGGTTGCGTTGTGACTTTTTCTCCAGGATATTCATGGGCAATGTCAGCGAGTTCAACAAAGATGCCAGGTTGGGCCTTGAAGGTCCATTTAGAGGACATGATAGGGTATGAATGTGATGTCCGATGTCCGACGTAGGGGGGGCCCGCTAAATTGATTGATGTACGCGAGTTATAGTATTTGCATGAATTGATTGAGTTGGGTTAAGCTTGAAGATGGTCGGtttggtctggtctggtttGGTTTAGGCATGAGGTCGCATGCTAGCGAGTGAGCAAGCGCATAAGTTACCTATGTGCACTCAAATAATAAAGTTTGGTCAGGCCATGACGTAGTTGGCATAGAAATGGGGCATCTAAATCAACAtcataaataaataaataaaaacaATTATTCAACGTCAAATCCACTCTTCTCGTGATGGAAAAATTGAAACAAATTATTATGGAGTATCTATGATATAATCGTCTCTACTCGTTTCCCATTGTTTCGCAGCAAGTATCAAGGCTGTGGTTGCACTCAGCCCTGATAGTGGATCTGTTTGCATAACGTATTCTCGTGACGTCGAGATAATGAAGAGGATATTTACAGATTAAGATATAAGGACTGAACCGTCTCAGCTTACAGTAGGCACAAAACTCGAGCCTCCACAACGCTGAATCAAAACACTCAAGCAAGCTCTACCGGCTTCTTTTCCCCAGGTCCACTATCCGGAAGCTCTTGAGGGATGCTCCCCGCGGCCTCACCACCCGCTTCATGAATAGCAGGCTGTTGATGCCCAGCAGGATAGCCTCCAGCTTGTTGATATCCATACTGACCATTTAGGCTTCCATCATAACCCGTGGACGGTGAATTTGTATCGTAGTAGTAGCCAccctgttgctgttgctggttcCATCCCGTTTTGTCACCTCCAGGTGCTTGTTGGTAGTTCGATGAACTTGAAgctttgctcttcttccttcggcggaggaagaagaacacTGCCACGCCTATGAGAGCGAGTGCTGCTGCACCACCAACTGTTCCTCCAGCGATTGCGCCTACCGGAGTTCCTGAGCTGCCACTATCTTTGTTTGTCTCGGTAGCGGCAGATTGGGATGTTGCTGTTCCTGTCGCTTCGGCATTGACACTGCGTTCAGTTTGCGCCTCCGTCATTTGAGAAAGTAGAGAGCTGTAGTCTCGCTCATTAATGGTGCCGAAATCTCGTGATGTTTGGCCCTTGTAGGTGAGAGCGGCGCTTTGTGCTGTGGAGATATCGAGGTCGTTGCACCAATAATCGAATGTGCTTCCCTCCCATGATACAGTGTTACAGTAAGGAGATGCTGAGTCTGTACTATGGCGTTCTTGAGTACCTATGCCTGATGATATATGATAAGAAGGGAGAGTTACCATTTCAGAGTGTAGTTGTCAACCTCGCAACCACCATCGCATTTACTCGACACAAAGTACTCCTCCGAGTTGATACATGTTGCGTGGTACTGAAAAGATGTCTCTCCACAGCATAAAACACCGCCGTTTGTGAATGATTGGGCTGGCACGGGTGGGAAGAAGTAGCACCAGTCGTTGAGTGGACACGCTCTGCTGGCTCCAAGTCGTTCTGAGATGTACCCACAAGTGTTATCTGGGGCGATTGTGATGGTGATCTCTTCCGTTGTTGTTTGGCTACTAGTTACTGCTCGTCGTTTGAGCGTTCTCGTAGCTGGAGGAGCCGTAGGCCTGGGAATAAGATCGTCGAGGATGCCCATGATGATGCCGCACGGAGTATACTGAGTTTATATGTTGTTTCCCAATAAGTTGAGTTACTTACACTgacaagccaagactggGTATCTTGTAGCCTTTGTCGATCTCAAGAGTAACGAGCGTAGGTAGTGAGAGAGTATACAACTTTGTTAGGATGAtgccaacagcagcagcacttAAGAAGAAAGGGCAGAGCCAAAAGAGCCAAAATCAAGAGAACTCTTCTCAAGGGAAAGTCAGGAGTTCACAGATATATACAACTACAACTGCGCCTTGACAAACGAAGCGATGCAACGCTCAGCCCAGCAAAACTCCACATTCAGCCCTGATTTCCACTTCAGACCCATTCAACCAAGACCTTCGTTTAATCCTTCAAACCCAGACAGGAACCTATTGAATCCTCCAAAGCATCTCTTGGTTTTTCTGATTTTCGTGTAAAAAGCCTGACTTGTATCCATAGTCAGGGGTCAGCTCCCATCATACTTACCGGTTCTGGTCTGATCCTGCGCAGATGGAAGATCAACCTTGTAGATTTCTGCTTGGCATATCCGCTTGTCAGTCTAATTTCTTACCGCCCTGACGTGGAATgaatatactaataaagcaggagttttttatttactgtTGGGTATTGTATTGAACAATTTGCTTCTTGAAACCATGCACTGGGTGGCTTGAGAAGCCCACGGTTATACTGAAGCTATCCCCTGTGTGCCTTGACAATGGATGCTCAGGGTTCAAGGTTAATTTGTAACAGTAAAGCTTCAATCAAAACTAGACTAATTATCAGGTTTGTGCTTAAATCAGATCATGGAACATGTACAGATCGGCACCAACAAGTCCAATCTCGCATGTTGGTGTTTAGAAACTGACTTACACAACTCGTTGACCTATGGCATATCTGACCTAATGGCACACTAATGAATCAGGATTGATCTTATATGAGAATCTACTAATTAATGTAGTATTCTGTATCTTTGCGTAAATAGCTTTGACATATATTGTGACTAGATAGACCCCCGATCAACTCTGTCTGAAGAGGTTTAATCAAGTGCACAACTCTGTTTCAGATACCTTGAGCTCGGGTATAACGAAAAGCTAGAACAGACCGTTCATACAGACTCCCTACCTAGTGCTCACAGAAATTCCACTCAAGATTCTTGAGGTTGGTGTTAAGGGTACCCTGCATACCAGTCCTTTCCGCCATGAGTTCCCCTCGGATCTTCTTAGCATCCTCCAGATCAATAGGGAAATCCAAGTTATCCACCACCATCCGTGTCAGCTCGGGGGGCAAGTTATTGAAGCGATCATTCCTGAGCAACCCCTCCGCCCACCAGTCGCGCTGCTGGGGAGGAACATTGGCAGTTGAGATGATAGGAATCTGAGGGTCGACCAAGAAAAGGGCTAGAATCTTGCGGTGACCGGGACGAGACTTATCAACCAGCTCAAAGGGGCTGACGTGATGCTGATACACGTTGGGAAAGAAGAGCATTCTATCCTGGCGTGTGAGAACGCTGCCGATGTTCTGGAGTGTGTCTGCGCCGGGATCAATCGCGAAAACTCGTTCGATGCTGTCGAAATCGCCCTGCTCGTAACTCAGGTCTAAAGTTTGGTCTTCTCTGTTGGCAACTGTGCGGAAATCAAGGCGAGAATCAGTGATGTTATCGCAGTCATAGTAGTAGAGTGCAGTCGCGCATATGTGCTCATTCAACTGGCCTTCGACATGCCATGAACCACCATCGTAGGTTGGCTTCTCAGGGGTGAGGTGAATGTTCGCAAGCTTGACAATGACCTGCACTCGAGAAGCGTTGCCAAAAAAGCCCGAGGTCTTTACGTCTCTAGGGTCGATCTTGACGAGCTCTTCCAATTCAGTCTTAGGGTCCGGAAGTTCTGGAACATGGGTCTCCCTGAACCATTCCTCATCGCGTTTGTTGCGATCAGATTCCTCGTAATCTTCTTCATAGTCCTCGTCTTCTCTACGAGgctcctcatcgtcgtccaGTGGCCGATTTTGGGCTGAACACCACTCATCTCCGCAGATCTCGGGAACTTTACAATCTGGTCGAACATTGTTCGTGAAGACACGTTGGACTTCGAAGTCCTTATGCCATCGATAGATGACATCCCAAGCCGGCAGCGATTTCTCTACGAATTTCTCAATGACGGGATAGAGCTCGGCATGTTTGACCGGGTGCACATTGTTGATGTAGCTGTCGATGCGAGGGTGCTCGCCAGTCAGGTCAACGTCGCAAGGGAGCCACTGGAAGCGTTTAGAAAAGGCACTAGGATGCCGCTTGCTGACATCACTGTCGTCGACAGGGATAACGACGCCTTTCCCGCAATGCGGCAGCGCTTCTTCGAGATTAATGCGCTTGTCGGGGAGGATGAGAGATCGCCCATAGACAAGCGGCCACAGCGAAGGGTGGACGATGTCAAGCACCTTGCCATCACTGCCAGGATGCCAGTCTTTGTGTTTCTCGGGAACATTTTCCAAAGGGGAAACGGCAGATATGAGGGCATCTCGGAGATCTTTGGGGACCAAGTTGTCTGATTTGATGGCTGCAGAAGCGTAATCCATGACCGGAATGAGGCCGGTCTTTTGGTAAATATCTGCCTTTTTGCGCAATTCCCTGATACACTATCGTGGTTTAGCGAGACCATTGTATTTTGGCTGAGAGATGTCACTCACAGCATCGGCCATGGCCTGGGTGAAATCACCGTATACTCGATACTCTCCCCATGGCATCTCCAtagcctccttcttccacttggcagtaatttcatcatcattgactttgatcCACCACTCGGGCTTGTTTGTGAGGTCCTCGATGACTTTGATCATGCAGACTTCTCGAATTGTCAAAGTGCTGGCTCTCCagtctccttctccatctccgtcTTCTGTCCCAAGGACGGCTGGAAAATGAGCCCCAGCGTGGCTGATGGGAAGGCCGAAGCCAGGGAGCTGGATTTCTTGAGGCGTTGGCATGTTGCTTCTTGTGAAGCGTGCGATGGATGTCGTTATACTCCGAGTGAAAGACTTGAACATGACCTTATATAGACTGAGGCAGGTTGTTACATagtaaaagaaagagaggcaGAATATCGACCCTTGCCAAGCCAATAAGGCACCAGCCTCCGCTAACCTCGTTCAGCTCAGCTTTGGCTGAATAAGGACTTCAGCTGAAAGGTTCAGGCCCACGTGGGCTCTGAAGCGATACCGAGTTCGGGTGAAGTGAAGCATTTGACTCTCGTAAACTCAAGGCAGCAACGCgatggaggaagaaagagtGTACGCGAACGTCCACATTCTGTACACGGGTTGGACACGAGGTCACGTTACTCGAAGACTGCCGATATGGAGGTTGTCATGAATACATGAAGTATGTTTAGCAGGTCATCAACTTATCGCAAGATGAAAAGTCTAGGAATCTGAGAATAAAACATCCATAATTGTAAGTTATTGTCGGTCTGACGCAATCACGCAGTGTAATCCGTAGTTTGGGTCGGTTCACGACCCGTAGCTCTTGTTTTTTCAAGATTGcactgcattgcattgcattgcatgtgTTTTACTCGGAAACAGACCCGACAAATCTCAAACGTCAAGGAAAAGACAAATATTGCCTAGTCTATATTATTCTATTATTCCAACTGAAGAATAACTCTCAAGAAAGAATGTCGTGATGCCTCATTTTGGTCACAAAGGAAAGCTTCGGGAGAAAATTGCCTAATCTGGACATTCCACATATCCGGGGCGTTCCGTCGGAGTTCAACGATGAGCCATACTGGGTATTTATTCAAGGCTCAACAGTATAATCAGATATTCGAAAGGCCTTTAACACAGATAATTGAAATAGGTACATCGAATACGATAGCTACATTTATCACAATATAGGGAGTATATAAGCGAACGAGCTCTATCATTTGCTTCATCGTCCTTGCCTGCACCGAGCAACTCCACTACCGAGGCACGGGTCCTTTAAGGATTACGGAGTTTTCACCTGCGGCCTCGGTCAACTCAGCGAAAAGGATAAAGGTACATGGTAGATGTACTGATTGATAAAAATTCATGTCCCCACGTCGTCCCTGAGACCGCTAATAACCTAGGTAAGGCCATACCTACCATACCATGCTTGGTTCTTCATTACATTGCTAGTACTTACGTTGACCTCCATTTGCCAAGTTTTTTGTCTTcggttatttttattctatttttattctattttcTTTTGCTATTCTCGATGCTCACCGTGAGCTTCTCCCTCCCTAATCACCCGCCGCCAtgacagaaacagaaacagctGTAGTTGAATCCCCCGCCGAGGCCATCGTCATTCCCTCAGCGGAGCCCGTCGTCGCCGATGCACCTCCGGCCGAGCCCATCGAAAAGAGcctcaactccaactccaactccaacatcaacatcaacagcaaaggCAAAAATGTCGCACAAAAATCTAGTCCTCTCGCGCGACTCCTCAAGTCGCCATCTGCCGTAGATGACTTCGTCGAACATCTCAACCGCGTCATTCAGACGCGAAGAGGCACAGATactgtcctcctcttcacaaCTTATACCGCCCGCTTGATCGGTGCTattctcaacatcctggGTCGGACTACT contains these protein-coding regions:
- a CDS encoding related to PMU1-high copy suppressor of ts tps2 mutant phenotype, giving the protein MSSKWTFKAQPGIFVELADIAHEYPGEKVTTQPNLGLIPDQKYPSDDPDAPDQRDWARLAAYVRWLNENSSDNVSYKVLYLTRHGLGVHNKMHAQVGSEAWNTRVSFQNGDGEETWFDAFLTKVGEKQAHDLNSFWTDLIEKQGAPQPKIFYTSPLARCLQTTDIVFSPLMTSQSPPQQPIVKELLRERITRHTCDYRRDRTWIAQNYPSYKIEDGFEEEDQFTNRVEPETDEEHVVRKQRALEDIFNETAKDDDFVSLTVHSYAIRAIQAAVGSGVCRTREGTSIAIFVRGEKDGEADGPELHMNDYGSADPAGVSSLRRFSM